The proteins below come from a single Streptococcus hyointestinalis genomic window:
- a CDS encoding sensor histidine kinase: MIKPFFKENAGWYATYLGVVFLFFLNFWLYHLPLVYFANALALNLVVLVVISLWRYFLFRKKMLALAHFVYDSELEDFTSPSDLAYRTAIAKLRHAANRKELDATSQKHNLESLIKMWAHQMKVPLSAISLMAQTNQLTPEETKRQVLRLENYLDTLLNYVKFNQHQDDFRFEKVSARKVVAEVVKKYRTACLAKNLSVTITGDTTFKTDRKWLSFALSQIFDNAVKYSHNNAQIRITITETQVTVSDDGIGILEEDLPRLFDEGFTGFNGHEHQKATGLGLYMTKQVLDKLDFSIKVTSRIAKGTDVTISSKQRP, from the coding sequence ATGATCAAACCATTTTTTAAAGAAAACGCTGGCTGGTATGCGACCTATCTCGGCGTGGTGTTCTTATTTTTCCTCAACTTTTGGCTTTATCACTTGCCACTGGTCTATTTTGCGAACGCTCTAGCGCTTAACCTTGTCGTTCTCGTCGTTATCAGCTTGTGGCGCTATTTTCTCTTTCGTAAAAAAATGCTGGCGCTTGCGCACTTTGTCTATGATAGTGAGCTGGAGGACTTTACCAGCCCAAGCGACCTTGCCTACCGCACAGCTATCGCAAAACTACGTCACGCTGCTAATCGTAAAGAGCTTGACGCTACCAGCCAAAAGCATAACCTAGAAAGCCTCATCAAGATGTGGGCGCACCAGATGAAAGTTCCCTTATCTGCTATCTCACTCATGGCACAGACCAACCAACTCACCCCAGAAGAAACCAAACGGCAAGTTCTGCGCTTAGAAAACTATCTGGATACACTGCTCAACTATGTCAAGTTCAACCAACACCAGGATGATTTTCGCTTTGAGAAGGTTTCAGCCAGAAAAGTAGTAGCAGAAGTGGTCAAAAAATACCGCACAGCCTGTCTAGCTAAGAACTTATCCGTTACCATCACAGGCGATACCACCTTCAAAACCGATAGAAAATGGCTGAGTTTTGCCCTTTCACAAATCTTTGACAATGCTGTCAAATACTCGCACAACAACGCTCAGATAAGAATCACAATTACAGAGACGCAAGTGACTGTCAGCGATGATGGTATTGGCATACTAGAAGAGGATTTGCCTCGTTTATTTGACGAAGGCTTCACAGGCTTTAATGGGCATGAACATCAAAAGGCGACTGGCTTAGGGCTTTATATGACCAAGCAAGTGCTTGATAAACTCGACTTTTCCATCAAGGTGACGAGTAGGATTGCTAAAGGCACCGATGTCACTATCTCCTCCAAACAAAGACCTTAA
- a CDS encoding metal ABC transporter solute-binding protein, Zn/Mn family — protein sequence MKTVFSCSSSLLLCLVGCHANTSATKGTRQLKIVTSFYPIYALTKTVSGDLNDVKMIQSSQGIHDFEPSTADVEAIYRADVFIYHSHTLESWAGSLDPSLQGSKVKVIEAAKGLKLSRVEGLEDVPVTDNIDPTRLYDPHSWNDPILLADEAQNIAKQLKKLDPKNAKTYQKNADDFSKSAKDLTAKYQKIFAKAKSKYFVTQHTAFYYLAKRFGLKQLGISSVTNQEPSARQLAEIEEFVKTYKVKTIFVENAISTKAAKTIAHSTGASIQVLSPLEADPQNNLSLLENIEQNLKVLSQHL from the coding sequence ATCAAAACGGTATTTTCTTGTTCTAGTAGTCTGCTACTGTGTTTGGTGGGATGTCATGCTAACACAAGCGCTACAAAAGGAACAAGGCAACTCAAGATTGTCACAAGCTTTTATCCCATCTATGCGCTGACAAAGACTGTCTCTGGTGACTTAAACGATGTTAAGATGATACAGTCCAGTCAAGGCATTCATGACTTTGAACCGTCAACGGCTGATGTGGAGGCTATTTATCGTGCCGATGTCTTTATTTATCATTCTCACACTTTAGAGTCATGGGCAGGAAGTTTAGATCCAAGCTTGCAAGGTTCAAAGGTCAAGGTCATCGAAGCTGCTAAAGGGCTTAAACTTAGCAGAGTAGAGGGCTTAGAGGATGTACCTGTGACTGACAATATCGACCCGACAAGGCTCTACGACCCTCATAGCTGGAACGACCCTATCTTGCTTGCTGATGAAGCGCAAAATATCGCAAAACAGCTGAAAAAACTGGATCCTAAAAATGCCAAGACCTACCAAAAAAATGCAGATGACTTCAGCAAATCTGCCAAGGACTTGACCGCAAAATACCAGAAGATTTTTGCTAAGGCAAAGTCTAAATATTTTGTCACCCAGCATACGGCTTTTTACTATCTGGCAAAACGCTTTGGTCTCAAGCAGTTGGGTATATCAAGTGTGACCAATCAAGAACCTAGCGCAAGACAGCTGGCAGAAATAGAAGAATTTGTCAAAACCTACAAGGTTAAAACGATTTTTGTCGAAAACGCTATTTCGACAAAAGCAGCCAAAACCATTGCTCACAGCACTGGAGCTAGTATTCAAGTACTAAGTCCGCTTGAGGCTGATCCTCAAAATAATCTTAGTCTGCTTGAAAACATCGAGCAAAATCTCAAAGTACTGAGTCAACATTTATAA